CGACCAGGCGGACGCCGCGATCCGGGTGTTCGTGCAGGGCGCGTGCGGCTGTGGCGCGGCCCACTACGGGATGGGCATCGAGACAGACATCGGCGAGGACGAGGACGTGCTCGACGCCAACGGGATCAAGCTCGTCGTCGACCGCGAGTCGGCCCCCTACCTCGAGGGGGCGGAGATCGACTACCGCGACAGTCTGATGGGCCGCGGGTTCATGATCAAGAACCCCAATCAGGCCGGTGGCTGCGGCTGCGGCGGCCACTGAGCCGCCCCCACCAATCGCCAATCACCGCCCGCACGCCCCGGCGCGCCGGCGCGCATCGATCGCAGGCCTCGCACGCCGCGGGCTCGGGGACACGCAAGTAGCGCGCGAGGGCGGC
Above is a genomic segment from Chloroflexota bacterium containing:
- a CDS encoding iron-sulfur cluster assembly accessory protein, yielding MITISDKAAAELRRIVDENDQADAAIRVFVQGACGCGAAHYGMGIETDIGEDEDVLDANGIKLVVDRESAPYLEGAEIDYRDSLMGRGFMIKNPNQAGGCGCGGH